One window of Nocardioides dongkuii genomic DNA carries:
- the mutM gene encoding bifunctional DNA-formamidopyrimidine glycosylase/DNA-(apurinic or apyrimidinic site) lyase yields MPELPEVEVVRAGLERHVLGARITRVDVLHERPVRRDPRGPAGFVAALTGRRIDGARRRGKYLWLPLDNGDALLAHLGMSGQFLVQPPDAPDERHLRVRLALDGAAEGRPFDTARPSPTQDKEARFVDQRMFGGLSVSAGGAELPPEIAHIARDPLDPEFDDDAFVARVRKRASGVKRQLLDQGLVSGVGNIYADEALWRARLHGERPGTRLTAAQVRELLGHARDVMSEALGQGGTSFDALYVNVNGESGYFDRSLHAYGREDEPCDRCGTPVRRVAFMNRSSYFCPRCQPAPRRPRTTSPTPPVLD; encoded by the coding sequence ATGCCCGAGCTGCCCGAGGTCGAGGTCGTCCGCGCCGGCCTCGAGCGGCACGTCCTCGGCGCGCGGATCACCCGCGTCGACGTCCTCCACGAGCGGCCGGTACGCCGCGACCCGCGCGGCCCCGCCGGCTTCGTGGCCGCGCTGACCGGCCGCCGGATCGACGGCGCCCGGCGCCGCGGCAAGTACCTCTGGCTGCCGCTCGACAACGGCGACGCCCTGCTCGCGCACCTCGGGATGAGCGGGCAGTTCCTCGTCCAGCCGCCCGATGCCCCCGACGAGCGGCACCTGCGCGTCCGGCTGGCGCTCGACGGCGCGGCCGAGGGGCGCCCCTTCGATACGGCTCGTCCCTCGCCTACTCAGGACAAGGAGGCCCGCTTCGTCGACCAGCGGATGTTCGGGGGCCTGTCGGTGTCCGCCGGCGGCGCCGAGCTGCCTCCGGAGATCGCGCACATCGCCCGGGACCCGCTCGACCCGGAGTTCGACGACGACGCGTTCGTGGCCCGGGTGCGCAAGCGCGCCTCCGGGGTCAAGCGGCAGCTCCTGGACCAGGGACTGGTCTCGGGGGTCGGCAACATCTACGCCGACGAGGCGCTCTGGCGGGCGCGCCTGCACGGGGAGCGGCCCGGCACCCGGCTCACCGCCGCGCAGGTCCGCGAGCTGCTCGGCCACGCCCGCGACGTGATGAGCGAGGCGCTCGGCCAGGGCGGCACGTCCTTCGACGCCCTCTACGTCAACGTCAACGGGGAGTCGGGCTACTTCGACCGGTCCCTGCACGCCTACGGGCGCGAGGACGAGCCGTGCGACCGGTGCGGGACGCCCGTGCGCCGGGTCGCCTTCATGAACCGCTCGTCGTACTTCTGCCCGCGCTGCCAGCCGGCGCCGAGGCGGCCCCGGACGACGTCCCCGACGCCGCCCGTCCTGGATTGA
- the smc gene encoding chromosome segregation protein SMC — translation MYLKSLTLKGFKSFASSTTLQLEPGITCIVGPNGSGKSNVVDALAWVMGEQGAKSLRGGKMEDVIFAGTSGRPPLGRAEVVLTIDNADGALPIEYAEVTISRTMFRSGGSEYAINGSSCRLLDVQELLSDSGIGREMHVIVGQGQLDTILHATPEDRRGFIEEAAGVLKHRKRKEKALRKLDSTEGNLTRLGDLLTEIRRQLKPLGRQAEVARRAATVQADVRDARARLLADDLVQARTALEQEMSDETILLERREQVEAATTAAREQEAALEAALREDLPALSRAQDTWFALSGLRERLRGTQSLAAERVRNAAGTAETELSSGRDPDELERQAEQVQAQEEKIGAEVDGHRTALEQAVTARKAAEDAAAEEERRVAGLQRAAADRREGLARLHGQVNALRSRAAAADEEVGRLGLAREEAVARAERAQRDFTALETRVAGLDAGEEGLDAEHEAAVGALDDVEERLAKARDEALQADRDRSTLAARKDALEMGLARKDGAGALLAATEDVSGLLGSVAALLSVRSGFETAVAAALGSAADAVAVTGADAAADAIGHLKSGELGRAGMLLGGAPSAGLLDDRDWPGLPAGATYAVDAVECPDPLAPALARLLFKVAVVDDLDAARALVAEAPDVTAVTREGDVIGTHFASGGSSDQPSLIEVQAAVDEATSMLAEAVAASERLGFDISRLEAERLEAQKRADVALAKLHESDATLAAVAEELGQYGSQARAARGEADRLTTAIAAAEEARAQAIAGLADLEARLAGAEDAPDEEPDTTVREQLAEAARAARQAEMDARLALRTSEERARALHGRADSLRRTARGEREARARAAERRERLLREGRAAEAVGLAVAHVLARLEVSVHRAAEARAAVEAARGGREQQLRDVRVRLRDLAREHDELVSSVHRDEMARTQQRMRIEQLEERAIEELGLAPDALVGDYGPDQPVPVAADPDAPEDAEPPAPVPFVREEQQKRLRSAERALAMLGKVNPLALEEFSAMEERHKFLTEQLEDLRRTRKDLLDIVREVDSRVQQVFTEAYADVERAFDATFARLFPGGEGRLVLTNPDDMLTTGIEVEARPAGKKVKRLSLLSGGERSLVAVCFLVALFKARPSPFYILDEVEAALDDTNLGRLLEIYEELRESSQLLVITHQKRTMEVGDALYGVTMRGDGVSAVISQRLREAEPA, via the coding sequence TTGTACCTGAAGAGCCTGACCCTGAAGGGGTTCAAGTCCTTCGCCTCCTCGACCACCCTCCAGCTCGAGCCGGGCATCACCTGCATCGTGGGGCCCAACGGCTCGGGCAAGTCCAACGTCGTCGACGCGCTGGCCTGGGTGATGGGCGAGCAGGGCGCGAAGTCGCTGCGCGGCGGCAAGATGGAGGACGTCATCTTCGCCGGCACGTCGGGCCGGCCGCCGCTGGGCCGCGCCGAGGTGGTGCTCACCATCGACAACGCCGACGGCGCGCTCCCGATCGAGTACGCCGAGGTGACGATCAGCCGGACCATGTTCCGCAGCGGCGGGTCGGAGTACGCCATCAACGGCAGCTCGTGCCGGCTGCTCGACGTCCAGGAGCTGCTCTCCGACTCCGGCATCGGCCGCGAGATGCACGTGATCGTCGGGCAGGGCCAGCTCGACACGATCCTGCACGCGACCCCCGAGGACCGCCGGGGGTTCATCGAGGAGGCGGCGGGCGTCCTCAAGCACCGCAAGCGCAAGGAGAAGGCGCTCCGCAAGCTCGACTCCACCGAGGGCAACCTGACCCGGCTCGGCGACCTGCTCACCGAGATCCGCCGCCAGCTCAAGCCGCTGGGGCGCCAGGCCGAGGTCGCGCGCCGGGCGGCGACCGTGCAGGCCGACGTGCGCGACGCCCGGGCCCGGTTGCTCGCCGACGACCTGGTGCAGGCGCGCACCGCGCTGGAGCAGGAGATGTCCGACGAGACGATCCTGCTCGAGCGGCGCGAGCAGGTGGAGGCCGCGACCACCGCGGCCCGCGAGCAGGAGGCGGCGCTCGAGGCCGCGCTCCGCGAGGACCTGCCGGCGCTCTCGCGCGCCCAGGACACCTGGTTCGCCCTGTCCGGGCTGCGCGAGCGGCTGCGCGGCACCCAGTCGCTGGCCGCCGAGCGGGTCCGCAACGCCGCTGGCACCGCCGAGACCGAGCTGTCCTCGGGCCGCGACCCCGACGAGCTGGAGCGGCAGGCCGAGCAGGTCCAGGCCCAGGAGGAGAAGATCGGGGCCGAGGTCGACGGGCACCGCACGGCGCTCGAGCAGGCGGTCACCGCGCGGAAGGCGGCCGAGGACGCCGCCGCGGAGGAGGAGCGCCGGGTCGCTGGGCTGCAGCGGGCCGCGGCCGACCGGCGGGAGGGGCTGGCCCGGCTGCACGGGCAGGTCAACGCGCTGCGCTCCCGCGCCGCCGCCGCCGACGAGGAGGTCGGCCGGCTGGGCCTGGCCCGCGAGGAGGCGGTCGCGCGCGCCGAGCGCGCGCAGCGCGACTTCACCGCCCTGGAGACCAGGGTCGCCGGGCTGGACGCCGGCGAGGAGGGCCTCGACGCCGAGCACGAGGCCGCGGTCGGCGCGCTCGACGACGTCGAGGAGCGGCTGGCCAAGGCGCGCGACGAGGCGCTGCAGGCCGACCGGGACCGCTCCACCCTCGCGGCCCGCAAGGACGCGCTCGAGATGGGCCTGGCGCGCAAGGACGGCGCCGGCGCGCTGCTGGCCGCCACCGAGGACGTCTCGGGACTGCTCGGCTCGGTCGCGGCGCTGCTCAGCGTGCGCAGCGGGTTCGAGACCGCCGTCGCCGCCGCGCTCGGCTCCGCCGCCGACGCGGTCGCGGTCACCGGCGCCGACGCCGCCGCCGACGCGATCGGCCACCTCAAGAGCGGCGAGCTCGGCCGGGCCGGGATGCTGCTCGGCGGGGCGCCGTCGGCCGGCCTCCTCGACGACCGGGACTGGCCCGGCCTGCCGGCCGGGGCGACGTACGCCGTGGACGCGGTGGAGTGCCCCGACCCGCTGGCGCCCGCCCTCGCCCGGCTGCTGTTCAAGGTCGCCGTCGTCGACGACCTGGACGCCGCGCGGGCCCTCGTCGCCGAGGCCCCCGACGTCACCGCGGTCACGCGCGAGGGCGACGTCATCGGCACCCACTTCGCCTCCGGCGGGTCCTCGGACCAGCCGAGCCTGATCGAGGTGCAGGCCGCGGTCGACGAGGCGACCTCGATGCTCGCCGAGGCGGTCGCGGCCAGCGAGCGGCTCGGGTTCGACATCAGCCGCCTCGAGGCCGAGCGGCTGGAGGCCCAGAAGCGGGCCGACGTCGCGCTCGCCAAGCTGCACGAGTCCGACGCCACCCTCGCGGCGGTCGCCGAGGAGCTCGGCCAGTACGGCTCACAGGCGCGCGCCGCCCGCGGCGAGGCCGACCGCCTCACCACGGCCATCGCCGCCGCCGAGGAGGCCCGCGCCCAGGCGATCGCCGGCCTCGCCGACCTCGAGGCGCGGCTCGCCGGCGCCGAGGACGCGCCCGACGAGGAGCCCGACACCACCGTCCGCGAGCAGCTCGCCGAGGCGGCCCGCGCCGCCCGCCAGGCCGAGATGGACGCCCGCCTCGCCCTGCGCACCTCCGAGGAGCGGGCCCGGGCGCTGCACGGACGCGCCGACTCCCTGCGCCGCACGGCGCGGGGTGAGCGGGAGGCCCGCGCCCGGGCCGCCGAGCGACGCGAGCGGCTGCTCCGCGAGGGGCGCGCCGCCGAGGCGGTCGGCCTCGCCGTCGCCCACGTCCTCGCCCGGCTCGAGGTGTCGGTGCACCGCGCGGCCGAGGCCCGCGCGGCCGTCGAGGCAGCTCGGGGCGGCCGCGAGCAGCAGCTGCGCGACGTCCGCGTCCGGCTGCGGGACCTGGCCCGGGAGCACGACGAGCTGGTCAGCTCGGTGCACCGCGACGAGATGGCCCGCACCCAGCAGCGGATGCGGATCGAGCAGCTCGAGGAGCGCGCGATCGAGGAGCTGGGGCTCGCCCCCGACGCCCTGGTCGGCGACTACGGCCCCGACCAGCCGGTGCCGGTCGCCGCCGACCCCGACGCCCCCGAGGACGCCGAGCCGCCCGCGCCGGTGCCGTTCGTCCGCGAGGAGCAGCAGAAGCGGCTGCGGTCCGCGGAGAGGGCGCTCGCGATGCTCGGCAAGGTCAACCCGCTCGCGCTCGAGGAGTTCTCGGCCATGGAGGAGCGGCACAAGTTCCTCACCGAGCAGCTCGAGGACCTGCGCCGCACCCGCAAGGACCTGCTCGACATCGTCCGCGAGGTCGACTCGCGCGTGCAGCAGGTCTTCACCGAGGCGTACGCCGACGTGGAGCGGGCCTTCGACGCGACCTTCGCCCGGCTCTTCCCCGGCGGCGAGGGGCGCCTGGTGCTCACCAACCCCGACGACATGCTGACCACCGGCATCGAGGTCGAGGCGCGGCCCGCCGGCAAGAAGGTCAAGCGGCTCTCGCTGCTCTCCGGCGGCGAGCGCTCCCTGGTCGCGGTCTGCTTCCTGGTCGCGCTCTTCAAGGCCCGGCCCTCGCCGTTCTACATCCTCGACGAGGTCGAGGCCGCCCTCGACGACACCAACCTCGGTCGGCTGCTGGAGATCTACGAGGAGCTCCGCGAGAGCTCCCAGCTGCTCGTCATCACCCACCAGAAGCGGACCATGGAGGTCGGCGACGCGCTGTACGGCGTGACCATGCGCGGCGACGGTGTCTCCGCGGTCATCAGCCAGCGCCTCCGGGAGGCCGAGCCCGCATGA
- a CDS encoding acyl-CoA thioesterase, which produces MSDRPTRDDYVAWRTVTTRWRDDDAYGHLNNATYYELFDTAVNAHLYEETGLDVRSLPQIGVVAETGCRYYRELGFPAPIETGLVVDKVGRSSIVYRIGLFQGDSPEAAAEGRFVHVYVDNTVPERPVAPMPDEIRAVVTRLLSPTAAPPP; this is translated from the coding sequence ATGAGCGACCGACCCACCCGCGACGACTACGTCGCGTGGCGCACCGTCACGACCCGCTGGCGCGACGACGACGCCTACGGCCACCTCAACAACGCGACGTACTACGAGCTCTTCGACACCGCGGTCAACGCCCACCTCTACGAGGAGACCGGGCTCGACGTCCGGTCCCTGCCGCAGATCGGGGTGGTGGCCGAGACCGGCTGCCGCTACTACCGCGAGCTCGGCTTCCCCGCCCCGATCGAGACGGGCCTGGTGGTCGACAAGGTCGGCCGGTCGAGCATCGTCTACCGGATCGGCCTGTTCCAGGGGGACAGCCCCGAGGCGGCCGCCGAGGGCCGGTTCGTGCACGTGTACGTCGACAACACCGTCCCCGAGCGCCCGGTCGCCCCGATGCCCGACGAGATCCGCGCCGTCGTGACCCGGCTGCTGTCCCCGACGGCGGCCCCGCCGCCCTAG
- a CDS encoding GtrA family protein, with amino-acid sequence MDRGGTVAPLAWLGRLLARPEIRFLIVGGLNTAVGLVAFALLYLWWGDVLHYLGALIIAYTIGSALGFVLHRRFVFRVRGRVLLDLVRFVGVQAASLALNSLLLPVLVEVAGLPVLPGQVVALALVVVATYFGHTWISFRRPTAPETTPETTS; translated from the coding sequence GTGGATCGGGGAGGGACTGTCGCTCCCCTGGCGTGGCTCGGGCGGTTGCTCGCCCGCCCGGAGATCCGGTTCCTCATCGTCGGCGGGCTCAACACCGCCGTCGGGCTGGTCGCCTTCGCGCTGCTCTACCTGTGGTGGGGCGATGTCCTGCACTACCTTGGTGCCCTGATCATCGCCTACACGATCGGCAGCGCCCTGGGCTTCGTGCTGCACCGCCGGTTCGTGTTCCGGGTCCGCGGCAGGGTGCTCCTGGACCTGGTGCGGTTCGTGGGGGTGCAGGCCGCGTCGCTCGCGCTCAACTCGCTGCTGCTGCCGGTGCTCGTCGAGGTCGCCGGGCTGCCGGTGCTCCCCGGCCAGGTGGTCGCGCTCGCCCTCGTGGTCGTGGCGACCTACTTCGGGCACACCTGGATCTCGTTCCGCCGGCCGACCGCGCCCGAGACCACGCCCGAGACCACGTCCTGA
- the ftsY gene encoding signal recognition particle-docking protein FtsY produces MEALSIIILVIALAGLALVATVAGLVVTRRRKPGVLPNTHTDVLGAPPVEGQPPVELSSPPATIEPGVDAVDAAEAATAPALERPEGTASRLVRLRQRLAGSQGGLGRGLLALLSRDRLDEDTWESIEDTLLTADLGVAPTQQVVEALRARLRVEGGSAAEARAVLREELLRLVDPSMDRRLQVSGADGAPGVVLVVGVNGAGKTTTVGKIARILVAEDRSVVLGAADTFRAAAVDQLATWGERVGVEVVRGPEGTDPASVAFEAVKEGVGRGVDTVIVDTAGRLQNKAGLMDELGKVKRVIEKQSPVTEVLLVLDATTGQNGMIQARVFSEAVAVTGIVLTKLDGSAKGGIVVAVQRELGVPVKLVGLGEGADDLAPFDAGAFVDALLG; encoded by the coding sequence ATGGAAGCCCTCTCGATCATCATCCTGGTCATCGCGCTGGCCGGGCTCGCCCTGGTGGCGACCGTCGCGGGCCTGGTGGTCACCCGCCGGCGCAAGCCGGGGGTGCTCCCGAACACCCACACCGACGTGCTGGGCGCCCCGCCGGTCGAGGGCCAGCCGCCGGTCGAGCTGAGCTCGCCGCCGGCCACGATCGAGCCGGGCGTCGACGCCGTCGACGCCGCGGAGGCGGCGACCGCCCCCGCGCTGGAGCGGCCCGAGGGCACCGCGTCCCGCCTGGTGCGGCTGCGCCAGCGGCTCGCCGGCTCGCAGGGCGGCCTGGGCCGGGGGCTGCTCGCGCTGCTCAGCCGCGACCGCCTCGACGAGGACACCTGGGAGTCGATCGAGGACACCCTGCTGACCGCCGACCTCGGGGTCGCGCCGACCCAGCAGGTCGTCGAGGCGCTCCGCGCCCGGCTGCGGGTGGAGGGCGGCTCGGCCGCCGAGGCGCGCGCGGTGCTGCGCGAGGAGCTGTTGCGGCTGGTCGACCCGTCCATGGACCGGCGGCTCCAGGTCAGCGGCGCCGACGGCGCTCCGGGCGTGGTCCTGGTCGTGGGCGTCAACGGCGCCGGCAAGACCACCACGGTCGGCAAGATCGCCCGGATCCTGGTCGCCGAGGACCGCAGCGTGGTGCTCGGCGCCGCCGACACGTTCCGCGCCGCCGCGGTCGACCAGCTCGCGACCTGGGGCGAGCGGGTGGGCGTCGAGGTGGTCCGCGGCCCGGAGGGCACCGACCCCGCGAGCGTCGCCTTCGAGGCGGTCAAGGAGGGCGTCGGCCGGGGCGTCGACACGGTCATCGTCGACACCGCCGGACGGCTGCAGAACAAGGCCGGGCTGATGGACGAGCTCGGCAAGGTCAAGCGGGTCATCGAGAAGCAGTCCCCGGTCACCGAGGTGCTCCTGGTGCTCGACGCGACCACCGGCCAGAACGGCATGATCCAGGCGCGGGTCTTCAGCGAGGCCGTCGCCGTGACCGGCATCGTGCTGACGAAGCTGGACGGCTCGGCCAAGGGCGGCATCGTGGTCGCGGTCCAGCGCGAGCTCGGCGTGCCGGTCAAGCTGGTCGGCCTGGGGGAGGGCGCCGACGACCTCGCGCCCTTCGACGCGGGCGCGTTCGTCGACGCCCTGCTCGGCTAG
- a CDS encoding NAD-dependent epimerase/dehydratase family protein, translating to MAAPDPLTWVVGSRGLLGSAVVRELGRRGTEAHRATVPWSDEDAAVTALVAQAHALAGSGRPWQVLWCAGAGVVATAPEALEVEVRTLRRFLAGTGDLPAGARPRALVLASSAGGVHAGSSPAPFDETSEPVPISPYGQAKLQAEDEVRAHAERTGVPVVAARIANLYGPGQDLSKAQGLVTHLCRAHLLRQPLSIYVALDTARDYVFVDDVARVLLALADRAAEQPAGSATVKVVASQRSTTVAALLGELRRLTKRRPPVVLGTSPLAAYQTADLRFRSHVWTDLDGLMTTSLPAGMAATMADLRLAVAATRAAS from the coding sequence GTGGCCGCCCCTGACCCGCTCACCTGGGTCGTCGGGTCACGCGGGCTGCTCGGCAGCGCGGTGGTCCGGGAGCTCGGTCGCCGTGGCACCGAGGCACACCGGGCGACGGTGCCGTGGAGCGACGAGGACGCCGCCGTCACGGCGCTGGTGGCGCAGGCGCACGCCCTCGCGGGGTCCGGGAGACCGTGGCAGGTGCTGTGGTGCGCCGGGGCGGGGGTCGTCGCCACCGCGCCCGAGGCGCTCGAGGTCGAGGTGCGCACGCTGCGCCGGTTCCTCGCCGGCACCGGGGACCTGCCCGCGGGCGCCCGGCCGCGGGCCCTGGTGCTGGCCTCCTCGGCCGGGGGCGTGCACGCCGGGTCGAGCCCCGCGCCGTTCGACGAGACGAGCGAGCCGGTGCCGATCTCGCCGTACGGGCAGGCGAAGCTGCAGGCCGAGGACGAGGTGCGCGCCCACGCGGAGCGCACCGGCGTCCCGGTGGTGGCCGCGCGGATCGCCAACCTCTACGGCCCCGGCCAGGACCTCTCGAAGGCCCAGGGCCTGGTCACCCACCTGTGCCGCGCGCACCTCCTGCGCCAGCCGCTGAGCATCTACGTCGCGCTCGACACGGCGCGCGACTACGTCTTCGTCGACGACGTCGCGCGGGTGCTGCTCGCGCTCGCCGACCGGGCGGCCGAGCAGCCCGCCGGCTCGGCCACGGTCAAGGTCGTCGCCAGCCAGCGCTCCACCACCGTGGCGGCCCTGCTCGGGGAGCTGAGACGGCTCACCAAGCGCCGCCCCCCGGTCGTGCTCGGGACCTCGCCCCTCGCGGCGTACCAGACCGCCGACCTGCGCTTCCGCTCCCACGTCTGGACCGACCTGGACGGGCTGATGACCACCAGCCTGCCGGCCGGGATGGCGGCCACCATGGCCGACCTGAGGCTGGCGGTGGCCGCGACCCGGGCTGCGTCGTGA
- a CDS encoding glycosyltransferase encodes MTTLDGAAVPVHTVSVVVPVYGGESHLRQLAEEVAESTTDRVSPDGHVYRVSELLLVDDCGPDRSDEVIRELEATHSWVRGVWLSRNFGQHAATIAGMASSGAEWIVTLDEDGQHDPAEIGVLLDSAMRHQSTLVYAAPVNAAPHTWFRRVTSRVAKRVVNVLSGGQDASVFQSYRLMTGEVGRSVAAYAGSGIYLDVALGWVASVPSTAPVHLREEAGRPSGYRTRTLLSHFWRLVVSSGTRSLRLASLLGVACATLGLLLAGTLVLMRVFGDAPVQGWTSLMVVMLLCTGLLLFVLGIVAEYLGVAVGMAMGKPLYVITQDRARGPLGRGRGRP; translated from the coding sequence GTGACGACCCTCGACGGTGCGGCCGTACCCGTGCACACCGTGTCGGTGGTCGTCCCGGTCTACGGCGGCGAGTCCCACCTGCGGCAGCTGGCCGAGGAGGTCGCGGAGTCCACGACCGACCGGGTCAGCCCGGACGGGCACGTCTACCGCGTGAGCGAGCTGCTCCTCGTCGACGACTGCGGCCCCGACCGGTCCGACGAGGTGATCCGCGAGCTCGAGGCCACCCACTCCTGGGTGCGCGGCGTGTGGCTGAGCCGCAACTTCGGGCAGCACGCCGCGACGATCGCCGGCATGGCGTCCTCCGGCGCGGAGTGGATCGTGACCCTCGACGAGGACGGGCAGCACGACCCCGCGGAGATCGGCGTCCTCCTCGACTCCGCGATGCGCCACCAGTCCACCCTCGTGTACGCCGCCCCGGTCAACGCCGCCCCGCACACCTGGTTCCGCCGGGTGACCTCCCGCGTCGCCAAGCGCGTGGTCAACGTCCTCTCCGGCGGGCAGGACGCGTCGGTCTTCCAGAGCTATCGGCTGATGACCGGCGAGGTCGGGCGCAGCGTCGCGGCGTACGCCGGCTCCGGCATCTACCTCGACGTCGCGCTGGGCTGGGTGGCCTCCGTGCCGAGCACCGCGCCGGTCCACCTCCGCGAGGAGGCGGGCCGGCCCTCGGGCTACCGCACCCGCACGCTGCTCTCGCACTTCTGGCGGCTGGTCGTCTCCAGCGGCACCCGCAGCCTGCGCCTCGCGAGCCTGCTCGGCGTCGCGTGCGCGACCCTCGGCCTGCTGCTGGCCGGCACGCTGGTGCTGATGCGGGTCTTCGGCGACGCCCCCGTGCAGGGCTGGACCTCGCTGATGGTCGTGATGCTGCTATGCACCGGGCTCCTGCTGTTCGTGCTCGGCATCGTCGCGGAGTACCTCGGGGTCGCGGTGGGGATGGCGATGGGCAAACCGCTGTACGTGATCACCCAGGACCGCGCACGCGGGCCCTTGGGGCGGGGTCGTGGCCGCCCCTGA
- a CDS encoding class I SAM-dependent methyltransferase: MDAQTVAGHGGSASILQADYWWYRVRADLLRTVLADHVGRPGRLLDVGSADGPSVDWLRGHARQHVALDVDPRGLGPGGVCGSATALPFADGTFDAVGAFDVVEHCDPEDLAMSELARVLRPGGTLMISVPAYQWAWSEFDDANGHHRRYTRARAVAACERAGLRVDRATYAFCAVFPFFAAQRVASRVSGALSRRTATTPADVVELPQVPALLDRVFTALGRVDRRLLARHDLPFGSSVVVVATKPRTTD; encoded by the coding sequence ATGGACGCACAGACGGTGGCGGGTCACGGCGGGTCCGCGTCGATCCTGCAGGCGGACTACTGGTGGTACCGGGTGCGCGCGGACCTGCTCCGCACCGTGCTCGCCGACCACGTGGGACGGCCCGGCCGGCTCCTGGACGTCGGCAGCGCCGACGGCCCCAGCGTCGACTGGCTGCGCGGCCACGCCCGGCAGCACGTCGCTCTCGACGTCGACCCGCGCGGGCTCGGCCCCGGCGGCGTGTGCGGGTCGGCGACCGCGCTGCCGTTCGCCGACGGCACCTTCGACGCCGTCGGCGCCTTCGACGTCGTCGAGCACTGCGACCCCGAGGACCTCGCGATGTCGGAGCTCGCCCGGGTGCTGCGGCCCGGCGGGACGCTGATGATCTCGGTGCCGGCCTACCAGTGGGCGTGGTCGGAGTTCGACGACGCCAACGGCCACCACCGCCGCTACACCCGCGCCCGGGCGGTCGCCGCCTGCGAGCGCGCCGGGCTGCGGGTCGACCGGGCGACGTACGCCTTCTGCGCCGTGTTCCCGTTCTTCGCCGCGCAGCGCGTGGCCAGCCGGGTCTCCGGGGCGCTCTCCCGCCGGACCGCCACGACCCCGGCCGACGTGGTCGAGCTGCCGCAGGTGCCGGCGCTGCTCGACCGGGTGTTCACCGCCCTCGGGCGCGTCGACCGCCGGCTCCTCGCCCGCCACGACCTGCCGTTCGGGTCCTCGGTCGTGGTGGTCGCGACCAAGCCGCGCACCACTGACTGA
- a CDS encoding ammonium transporter — protein sequence MDGYYAFMLVATALVLMMTVPALALFYGGMSRSKSVLNMMMMSYVAAAIVGILYVAVGWSMGWSGDGTFFANPFELFWLDGVGTTDYIFVMFQMTFAIITVALISGAVADRMKFSAWLVFVPLWALLCYFPMAHMVFSCTEDSLICGRIGAQDYAGGTAVHINAGVAALVLVLLLGKRIGWPKDQMRPHNLTLTMLGAGLLWFGWYGFNVGSIVIVDQDITAEMGRTFANTTLATMAAILGWLVIERLMHGKATSLGAASGIVAGLVAITPAAGAVNLSGAVAIGAIAGAVCAWAVGLKYKLGYDDSLDVVGVHLVGGIVGTVLIGVFSTSEGAGGIDGLLYGGGAGSLGDQTLGVLVAVVFSAVITAVIALAIKYTLGLRVTEEDEVEGIDLAAHGESAYDLHTGMSGGGGGKTGVLNTRPADSEGAHA from the coding sequence GTGGACGGCTATTACGCCTTCATGCTCGTGGCGACAGCCCTGGTCCTGATGATGACCGTGCCGGCACTGGCGCTCTTCTACGGCGGCATGTCCCGCTCGAAGTCCGTGCTGAACATGATGATGATGTCGTACGTCGCCGCGGCGATCGTCGGCATCCTGTACGTCGCGGTCGGCTGGTCGATGGGCTGGAGCGGCGACGGCACGTTCTTCGCCAACCCGTTCGAGCTGTTCTGGCTCGACGGCGTCGGGACGACCGACTACATCTTCGTGATGTTCCAGATGACGTTCGCGATCATCACCGTCGCGCTGATCAGCGGCGCGGTGGCGGACCGGATGAAGTTCTCCGCCTGGCTGGTCTTCGTGCCGCTGTGGGCGCTGCTGTGCTACTTCCCGATGGCGCACATGGTGTTCAGCTGCACCGAGGACTCGCTGATCTGCGGCCGCATCGGCGCGCAGGACTACGCCGGCGGCACGGCCGTCCACATCAACGCCGGCGTCGCCGCCCTCGTGCTGGTGCTGCTGCTCGGCAAGCGGATCGGCTGGCCCAAGGACCAGATGCGCCCGCACAACCTGACGCTGACCATGCTCGGTGCCGGCCTGCTGTGGTTCGGCTGGTACGGCTTCAACGTCGGCTCGATCGTGATCGTCGACCAGGACATCACCGCCGAGATGGGCCGCACCTTCGCCAACACCACCCTGGCCACGATGGCCGCGATCCTCGGCTGGCTGGTCATCGAGCGCCTGATGCACGGCAAGGCCACCTCGCTGGGTGCCGCGTCCGGCATCGTCGCGGGCCTGGTCGCCATCACGCCGGCGGCCGGTGCGGTCAACCTCTCGGGCGCCGTCGCGATCGGTGCGATCGCGGGTGCCGTCTGCGCCTGGGCGGTCGGCCTGAAGTACAAGCTCGGGTACGACGACTCGCTCGACGTCGTCGGGGTCCACCTCGTCGGTGGCATCGTGGGCACCGTGCTGATCGGCGTCTTCTCGACCTCCGAGGGCGCGGGCGGCATCGACGGGCTGCTGTACGGCGGCGGCGCCGGGTCGCTCGGCGACCAGACGCTCGGCGTCCTGGTGGCGGTCGTCTTCTCCGCGGTGATCACCGCGGTGATCGCCCTGGCGATCAAGTACACCCTGGGCCTGCGGGTCACCGAGGAGGACGAGGTCGAGGGCATCGACCTCGCCGCGCACGGTGAGTCGGCCTACGACCTGCACACCGGGATGAGCGGTGGGGGCGGCGGCAAGACCGGCGTCCTCAACACCCGCCCGGCCGACTCGGAAGGAGCGCACGCATGA